One region of Camelina sativa cultivar DH55 chromosome 6, Cs, whole genome shotgun sequence genomic DNA includes:
- the LOC104792663 gene encoding putative leucine-rich repeat-containing protein DDB_G0290503 isoform X1, translating into MDDEKKKKRNKKKKNKQQTNHNNKRVDDGVTTTTSPDDNHVGDVDIALISGGPDAHEPQPSHQINHVVATQADESGVEDKSHTNEALLEDTIKQLRDENGSYLQKEAGFEENVRRLETENEAHLQQEALLEERIVHLRAENEAHIKNEALLEERLMHLKTENEAHIQNEAMLEERLVHLKTENEAHIQNEAMLEEKLLRLRTENEAHIQNEARMEERLLHLRTENEAHKQNEEKLEERLVQYKNKNDMLLREMSSTESQMRQLQDERSTFTQKEASLEKKVQQLQHDEESSVAMEKSSREMISSLNSEIARLQAQVTELEECKSNLLEQNQSLKEPVSTLQVQHENHESNAKGASEEELNSQIEAACTLVEKLITENAELVEKVNELCIKLNQAQHASTSSPESLAIEVEKSESLEEIPIHDELIRIDNSRDMDTALVERNLSEGQIEETVPVSLNANGEVDVESQVVVAREDEASAGVPLVDAPLIGAPFRLVSFVARYVSGADLAAKK; encoded by the exons ATGGatgacgagaagaagaagaagagaaacaagaagaagaagaacaagcagCAGactaatcataataataaacgTGTTGACGACGGTGTAACGACGACCACCTCTCCTGATGATAATCATGTCGGAGATGTTGACATTGCTCTTATTAGCGGAGGTCCAGATGCCCATGAGCCGCAACCATCTCACCAGATCAATCATGTCGTCGCAACT CAGGCAGATGAATCTGGTGTTGAGGACAAGTCCCACACAAATGAG GCGCTGCTGGAAGATACGATCAAACAGTTACGTGATGAAAATGGCTCCTACCTTCAGAAAGAG GCTGGCTTTGAAGAAAATGTTAGACGCTTGGAAACTGAGAATGAAGCTCACCTACAACAAGAG GCACTGTTAGAAGAAAGGAttgtgcatttgagagcagagAATGAAGCTCACATAAAAAATGAG GCACTGTTAGAAGAGAGGCTTATGCATTTGAAAACAGAGAATGAAGCTCACATACAAAATGAG GCAATGTTAGAAGAAAGGCTTGTGCATTTGAAAACAGAGAATGAAGCTCACATACAAAATGAG GCAATGCTAGAAGAAAAGCTCTTGCGTTTGAGAACAGAAAACGAAGCTCACATTCAAAATGAG GCACGGATGGAAGAAAGGCTCTTACATTTGAGAACTGAAAATGAAGCTCACAAACAAAATGAA GAAAAGTTGGAGGAAAGACTTGTgcagtacaaaaacaagaatgaCATGCTTCTTCGTGAAATG TCTAGTACAGAATCCCAGATGAGACAACTACAAGATGAAAGATCTACCTTCACTCAGAAAGAG GCGAGTCTGGAAAAGAAAGTTCAACAACTTCAACATGATGAAGAATCCTCGGTGGCTATGGAG AAGTCATCCAGAGAAATGATCTCTAGCCTGAACAGTGAAATTGCAAGGCTACAAGCACAG GTTACGGAGTTGGAAGAATGTAAGAGTAATCTTCTAGAGCAGAATCAGAGTCTTAAGGAACCTGTATCCACTCTTCAAGTCCAGCATGAAAACCATGAGAGTAACGCAAAG GGTGCTTCTGAGGAAGAATTAAACTCACAGATTGAAGCAGCGTGTACTCTAGTTGAAAAGCTTATCACTGAAAATGCTGAACTTGTTGAAAAG GTGAACGAGTTGTGTATTAAGCTCAACCAAGCACAACATGCTTCTACTTCATCCCCTGAGAGCCTAGCCATTGAAGTAGAGAAGTCTGAATCCTTAGAAGAAATACCTATACACGACGAGTTGATTAGAATTGATAACTCTAGGGACATGGATACTGCATTGGTAGAGAGGAACTTGTCAGAAGGCCAAATTGAAGAAACAGTGCCCGTTTCTCTGAATGCTAATGGCGAAGTAGACGTGGAATCACAGGTTGTAGTAGCCAGAGAAGACGAAGCAAGTGCTGGTGTGCCTCTGGTGGACGCTCCACTCATAGGTGCTCCTTTCAGGCTAGTCTCGTTTGTAGCAAGATACGTGAGTGGTGCAGATTTGGCGGCAAAGAAATAG
- the LOC104792660 gene encoding non-specific lipid-transfer protein 1-like gives MAGVMKLACLFLACMIVAGPITADAALSCGAVNSNLGPCIGYVLQGGVIPPACCTGVRNLNSMARTTPDRQQACNCIQTVARGLGSGLNAGRVAGIPKACGVNIPYKISTSTNCKTVR, from the exons ATGGCCGGAGTGATGAAGTTGGCATGCTTGTTCTTGGCCTGCATGATCGTTGCCGGTCCAATCACAGCTGACGCGGCTCTGAGTTGTGGCGCCGTTAACAGCAACTTGGGACCGTGCATTGGATACGTGCTGCAAGGTGGTGTCATTCCCCCAGCGTGCTGCACCGGCGTTAGAAACCTTAACAGCATGGCCCGTACGACCCCAGACCGTCAGCAAGCTTGTAACTGCATTCAAACTGTCGCTAGAGGCCTAGGCTCTGGTCTCAACGCTGGCCGTGTAGCTGGAATCCCCAAGGCATGTGGAGTCAACATTCCTTACAAGATCAGCACCAGCACCAACTGCAAGAC CGTAAGGTGA
- the LOC104792663 gene encoding coiled-coil domain-containing protein 89 isoform X4, with translation MDDEKKKKRNKKKKNKQQTNHNNKRVDDGVTTTTSPDDNHVGDVDIALISGGPDAHEPQPSHQINHVVATQADESGVEDKSHTNEALLEDTIKQLRDENGSYLQKEAGFEENVRRLETENEAHLQQEALLEERIVHLRAENEAHIKNEALLEERLMHLKTENEAHIQNEAMLEEKLLRLRTENEAHIQNEARMEERLLHLRTENEAHKQNEEKLEERLVQYKNKNDMLLREMSSTESQMRQLQDERSTFTQKEASLEKKVQQLQHDEESSVAMEKSSREMISSLNSEIARLQAQVTELEECKSNLLEQNQSLKEPVSTLQVQHENHESNAKGASEEELNSQIEAACTLVEKLITENAELVEKVNELCIKLNQAQHASTSSPESLAIEVEKSESLEEIPIHDELIRIDNSRDMDTALVERNLSEGQIEETVPVSLNANGEVDVESQVVVAREDEASAGVPLVDAPLIGAPFRLVSFVARYVSGADLAAKK, from the exons ATGGatgacgagaagaagaagaagagaaacaagaagaagaagaacaagcagCAGactaatcataataataaacgTGTTGACGACGGTGTAACGACGACCACCTCTCCTGATGATAATCATGTCGGAGATGTTGACATTGCTCTTATTAGCGGAGGTCCAGATGCCCATGAGCCGCAACCATCTCACCAGATCAATCATGTCGTCGCAACT CAGGCAGATGAATCTGGTGTTGAGGACAAGTCCCACACAAATGAG GCGCTGCTGGAAGATACGATCAAACAGTTACGTGATGAAAATGGCTCCTACCTTCAGAAAGAG GCTGGCTTTGAAGAAAATGTTAGACGCTTGGAAACTGAGAATGAAGCTCACCTACAACAAGAG GCACTGTTAGAAGAAAGGAttgtgcatttgagagcagagAATGAAGCTCACATAAAAAATGAG GCACTGTTAGAAGAGAGGCTTATGCATTTGAAAACAGAGAATGAAGCTCACATACAAAATGAG GCAATGCTAGAAGAAAAGCTCTTGCGTTTGAGAACAGAAAACGAAGCTCACATTCAAAATGAG GCACGGATGGAAGAAAGGCTCTTACATTTGAGAACTGAAAATGAAGCTCACAAACAAAATGAA GAAAAGTTGGAGGAAAGACTTGTgcagtacaaaaacaagaatgaCATGCTTCTTCGTGAAATG TCTAGTACAGAATCCCAGATGAGACAACTACAAGATGAAAGATCTACCTTCACTCAGAAAGAG GCGAGTCTGGAAAAGAAAGTTCAACAACTTCAACATGATGAAGAATCCTCGGTGGCTATGGAG AAGTCATCCAGAGAAATGATCTCTAGCCTGAACAGTGAAATTGCAAGGCTACAAGCACAG GTTACGGAGTTGGAAGAATGTAAGAGTAATCTTCTAGAGCAGAATCAGAGTCTTAAGGAACCTGTATCCACTCTTCAAGTCCAGCATGAAAACCATGAGAGTAACGCAAAG GGTGCTTCTGAGGAAGAATTAAACTCACAGATTGAAGCAGCGTGTACTCTAGTTGAAAAGCTTATCACTGAAAATGCTGAACTTGTTGAAAAG GTGAACGAGTTGTGTATTAAGCTCAACCAAGCACAACATGCTTCTACTTCATCCCCTGAGAGCCTAGCCATTGAAGTAGAGAAGTCTGAATCCTTAGAAGAAATACCTATACACGACGAGTTGATTAGAATTGATAACTCTAGGGACATGGATACTGCATTGGTAGAGAGGAACTTGTCAGAAGGCCAAATTGAAGAAACAGTGCCCGTTTCTCTGAATGCTAATGGCGAAGTAGACGTGGAATCACAGGTTGTAGTAGCCAGAGAAGACGAAGCAAGTGCTGGTGTGCCTCTGGTGGACGCTCCACTCATAGGTGCTCCTTTCAGGCTAGTCTCGTTTGTAGCAAGATACGTGAGTGGTGCAGATTTGGCGGCAAAGAAATAG
- the LOC104792661 gene encoding protein FATTY ACID EXPORT 3, chloroplastic codes for MSIPMELMSIRNPNSTLLYRPHSRPPVALSAPPRPLLPSRRHFTAPRAVVSCTSIRFGFSSPCFPQVLPNRSVVALAASHEDSEESGVEVEKDKSDIEDGTSQEAWKKTLESFKEQVSKMQSVSSEAYSVNSQKAMTVLKETSEQLRIQAEKAKEELGTKAKVVGEEGREYILKAAEESPSDVKEIVEAFASTEDLKDVSRANDFHVGIPYGLLLLVGGFINFMVSGSIPAIRFGVILGGALCALSLASLKSHRKGESSTKFLRGQIAIVAIIFLRELRLLLSQKSAFCGLFTTITSGGVLAFYLYKMVEKREKGPKIEDGGEEDKSADGFVRSEG; via the exons ATGAGCATCCCAATGGAGTTGATGTCcatcagaaaccctaattcgaCCTTGCTTTACAGACCTCATTCTCGTCCGCCGGTAGCTCTGTCTGCTCCGCCACGTCCTCTCCTCCCCAGCCGACGACATTTCACTGCTCCTCGAGCTGTTGTTTCGTGTACAAGTATACGTTTCGGCTTTAGCTCGCCTTGTTTTCCACAAGTCTTGCCTAATCGATCCGTCGTTGCTCTCGCTGCATCCCACGAAGACTCG GAAGAATCAGGTGTTGAGGTAGAGAAGGACAAGAGTGATATTGAAGATGGCACATCTCAGGAAGCATGGAAAAAAACTCTCGAGTCTTTTAAAGAGCAGGTATCAAAGATGCAGAGTGTGTCATCAGAGGCATACTCTGTTAACTCCCAAAAGGCGATGACAGTATTGAAAGAAACTTCTGAACAACTTAGGATTCAAGCGGAAAAGGCGAAAGAGGAGTTGGGTACAAAAGCTAAAGTTGTTGGCGAAGAGGGTAGAGAATATATTTTGAAAGCAGCAGAAGAATCACCCTCAGATGTGAAAGAGATCGTTGAAGCATTCGCCTCCACTGAGGATCTGAAAGATGTTTCTCGAGCGAATGATTTTCATGTTGGAATACCCTATG GTCTACTCCTGCTTGTGGGTGGTTTCATTAACTTTATGGTATCGGGAAGCATTCCAGCCATCAGGTTTGGAGTCATTCTTGGTGGAGCTCTTTGTGCACTGAGCTTGGCTAGTCTAAAGTCTCATAGGAAAGGAGAATCATCTACCAAGTTCTTAAGAGGACAGATAG CTATAGTGGCAATCATATTTTTGAGAGAGTTGCGGTTGCTACTGTCTCAG AAATCGGCGTTCTGCGGTCTTTTTACCACCATTACAAG TGGTGGTGTGTTAGCATTTTACTTGTACAAGATGgtggaaaagagagaaaaaggaccAAAGATAGAagatggaggagaagaagataaatcagCCGATGGGTTTGTAAGAAGTGAAGGATAG
- the LOC104792663 gene encoding putative leucine-rich repeat-containing protein DDB_G0290503 isoform X3, whose amino-acid sequence MDDEKKKKRNKKKKNKQQTNHNNKRVDDGVTTTTSPDDNHVGDVDIALISGGPDAHEPQPSHQINHVVATADESGVEDKSHTNEALLEDTIKQLRDENGSYLQKEAGFEENVRRLETENEAHLQQEALLEERIVHLRAENEAHIKNEALLEERLMHLKTENEAHIQNEAMLEERLVHLKTENEAHIQNEAMLEEKLLRLRTENEAHIQNEARMEERLLHLRTENEAHKQNEEKLEERLVQYKNKNDMLLREMSSTESQMRQLQDERSTFTQKEASLEKKVQQLQHDEESSVAMEKSSREMISSLNSEIARLQAQVTELEECKSNLLEQNQSLKEPVSTLQVQHENHESNAKGASEEELNSQIEAACTLVEKLITENAELVEKVNELCIKLNQAQHASTSSPESLAIEVEKSESLEEIPIHDELIRIDNSRDMDTALVERNLSEGQIEETVPVSLNANGEVDVESQVVVAREDEASAGVPLVDAPLIGAPFRLVSFVARYVSGADLAAKK is encoded by the exons ATGGatgacgagaagaagaagaagagaaacaagaagaagaagaacaagcagCAGactaatcataataataaacgTGTTGACGACGGTGTAACGACGACCACCTCTCCTGATGATAATCATGTCGGAGATGTTGACATTGCTCTTATTAGCGGAGGTCCAGATGCCCATGAGCCGCAACCATCTCACCAGATCAATCATGTCGTCGCAACT GCAGATGAATCTGGTGTTGAGGACAAGTCCCACACAAATGAG GCGCTGCTGGAAGATACGATCAAACAGTTACGTGATGAAAATGGCTCCTACCTTCAGAAAGAG GCTGGCTTTGAAGAAAATGTTAGACGCTTGGAAACTGAGAATGAAGCTCACCTACAACAAGAG GCACTGTTAGAAGAAAGGAttgtgcatttgagagcagagAATGAAGCTCACATAAAAAATGAG GCACTGTTAGAAGAGAGGCTTATGCATTTGAAAACAGAGAATGAAGCTCACATACAAAATGAG GCAATGTTAGAAGAAAGGCTTGTGCATTTGAAAACAGAGAATGAAGCTCACATACAAAATGAG GCAATGCTAGAAGAAAAGCTCTTGCGTTTGAGAACAGAAAACGAAGCTCACATTCAAAATGAG GCACGGATGGAAGAAAGGCTCTTACATTTGAGAACTGAAAATGAAGCTCACAAACAAAATGAA GAAAAGTTGGAGGAAAGACTTGTgcagtacaaaaacaagaatgaCATGCTTCTTCGTGAAATG TCTAGTACAGAATCCCAGATGAGACAACTACAAGATGAAAGATCTACCTTCACTCAGAAAGAG GCGAGTCTGGAAAAGAAAGTTCAACAACTTCAACATGATGAAGAATCCTCGGTGGCTATGGAG AAGTCATCCAGAGAAATGATCTCTAGCCTGAACAGTGAAATTGCAAGGCTACAAGCACAG GTTACGGAGTTGGAAGAATGTAAGAGTAATCTTCTAGAGCAGAATCAGAGTCTTAAGGAACCTGTATCCACTCTTCAAGTCCAGCATGAAAACCATGAGAGTAACGCAAAG GGTGCTTCTGAGGAAGAATTAAACTCACAGATTGAAGCAGCGTGTACTCTAGTTGAAAAGCTTATCACTGAAAATGCTGAACTTGTTGAAAAG GTGAACGAGTTGTGTATTAAGCTCAACCAAGCACAACATGCTTCTACTTCATCCCCTGAGAGCCTAGCCATTGAAGTAGAGAAGTCTGAATCCTTAGAAGAAATACCTATACACGACGAGTTGATTAGAATTGATAACTCTAGGGACATGGATACTGCATTGGTAGAGAGGAACTTGTCAGAAGGCCAAATTGAAGAAACAGTGCCCGTTTCTCTGAATGCTAATGGCGAAGTAGACGTGGAATCACAGGTTGTAGTAGCCAGAGAAGACGAAGCAAGTGCTGGTGTGCCTCTGGTGGACGCTCCACTCATAGGTGCTCCTTTCAGGCTAGTCTCGTTTGTAGCAAGATACGTGAGTGGTGCAGATTTGGCGGCAAAGAAATAG
- the LOC104792663 gene encoding putative leucine-rich repeat-containing protein DDB_G0290503 isoform X2: protein MDDEKKKKRNKKKKNKQQTNHNNKRVDDGVTTTTSPDDNHVGDVDIALISGGPDAHEPQPSHQINHVVATQADESGVEDKSHTNEALLEDTIKQLRDENGSYLQKEAGFEENVRRLETENEAHLQQEALLEERIVHLRAENEAHIKNEALLEERLMHLKTENEAHIQNEAMLEERLVHLKTENEAHIQNEAMLEEKLLRLRTENEAHIQNEARMEERLLHLRTENEAHKQNEEKLEERLVQYKNKNDMLLREMSSTESQMRQLQDERSTFTQKEASLEKKVQQLQHDEESSVAMEKSSREMISSLNSEIARLQAQVTELEECKSNLLEQNQSLKEPVSTLQVQHENHESNAKGASEEELNSQIEAACTLVEKLITENAELVEKVNELCIKLNQAQHASTSSPESLAIEVEKSESLEEIPIHDELIRIDNSRDMDTALVERNLSEGQIEETVPVSLNANGEVDVESQVVVAREDEASAGVPLVDAPLIGAPFRLVSFVARYVSGADLAAKK, encoded by the exons ATGGatgacgagaagaagaagaagagaaacaagaagaagaagaacaagcagCAGactaatcataataataaacgTGTTGACGACGGTGTAACGACGACCACCTCTCCTGATGATAATCATGTCGGAGATGTTGACATTGCTCTTATTAGCGGAGGTCCAGATGCCCATGAGCCGCAACCATCTCACCAGATCAATCATGTCGTCGCAACT CAGGCAGATGAATCTGGTGTTGAGGACAAGTCCCACACAAATGAG GCGCTGCTGGAAGATACGATCAAACAGTTACGTGATGAAAATGGCTCCTACCTTCAGAAAGAG GCTGGCTTTGAAGAAAATGTTAGACGCTTGGAAACTGAGAATGAAGCTCACCTACAACAAGAG GCACTGTTAGAAGAAAGGAttgtgcatttgagagcagagAATGAAGCTCACATAAAAAATGAG GCACTGTTAGAAGAGAGGCTTATGCATTTGAAAACAGAGAATGAAGCTCACATACAAAATGAG GCAATGTTAGAAGAAAGGCTTGTGCATTTGAAAACAGAGAATGAAGCTCACATACAAAATGAG GCAATGCTAGAAGAAAAGCTCTTGCGTTTGAGAACAGAAAACGAAGCTCACATTCAAAATGAG GCACGGATGGAAGAAAGGCTCTTACATTTGAGAACTGAAAATGAAGCTCACAAACAAAATGAA GAAAAGTTGGAGGAAAGACTTGTgcagtacaaaaacaagaatgaCATGCTTCTTCGTGAAATG TCTAGTACAGAATCCCAGATGAGACAACTACAAGATGAAAGATCTACCTTCACTCAGAAAGAG GCGAGTCTGGAAAAGAAAGTTCAACAACTTCAACATGATGAAGAATCCTCGGTGGCTATGGAG AAGTCATCCAGAGAAATGATCTCTAGCCTGAACAGTGAAATTGCAAGGCTACAAGCACAG GTTACGGAGTTGGAAGAATGTAAGAGTAATCTTCTAGAGCAGAATCAGAGTCTTAAGGAACCTGTATCCACTCTTCAAGTCCAGCATGAAAACCATGAGAGTAACGCAAAG GGTGCTTCTGAGGAAGAATTAAACTCACAGATTGAAGCAGCGTGTACTCTAGTTGAAAAGCTTATCACTGAAAATGCTGAACTTGTTGAAAAG GTGAACGAGTTGTGTATTAAGCTCAACCAAGCACAACATGCTTCTACTTCATCCCCTGAGAGCCTAGCCATTGAAGTAGAGAAGTCTGAATCCTTAGAAGAAATACCTATACACGACGAGTTGATTAGAATTGATAACTCTAGGGACATGGATACTGCATTGGTAGAGAGGAACTTGTCAGAAGGCCAAATTGAAGAAACAGTGCCCGTTTCTCTGAATGCTAATGGCGAAGTAGACGTGGAATCACAGGTTGTAGTAGCCAGAGAAGACGAAGCAAGTGCTG GTGTGCCTCTGGTGGACGCTCCACTCATAGGTGCTCCTTTCAGGCTAGTCTCGTTTGTAGCAAGATACGTGAGTGGTGCAGATTTGGCGGCAAAGAaatag
- the LOC104792662 gene encoding transcription elongation factor TFIIS-like → MESDLIELFEGAKKAADAAALDGVASSGPEVSRCLDALKQLKKFPVTYDTLVATQVGKKLRSLAKHPVEDIKTVATDLLEIWKKVVIEETAKAKKTESTNGCKAETVKGAKVIKMDVEKPSNPAPVKVQKLQRGDSAKSIKVERKETDSKVTTGVKIERKEPDNKVTTGVKVERKDSDYKVGVKVETKEPDNKVTNGAKIDYRGQAVKDEKVSKENQSSMKAPAKAPNAPPKLTSMLRCNDPVRDKIRELLADAFVKVTGEADDYERESVTASDPLRVAVSVESLMFEKLGRSTGAQKLKYRSIMFNLRDSNNPDLRRRVLTGEISPEKLITLSAEEMASDKRKQENNQIKEKYLFDCERGLAAKASTDQFKCGRCGQRKCTYYQMQTRSADEPMTTYVTCVNCDNHWKFC, encoded by the exons ATGGAAAGTGATTTGATTGAATTGTTCGAAGGAGCGAAGAAGGCGGCCGATGCGGCAGCTCTTGACGGTGTTGCATCCTCAGGTCCGGAGGTTTCGAGATGTCTCGATGCCTTGAAACAACTCAAGAAGTTTCCTGTCACATACGATACGCTCGTTGCAACTCAG GTGGGAAAGAAGCTGAGGTCTCTTGCAAAACATCCTGTTGAGGATATCAAAACCGTAGCTACTGATCTGCTTGAGATATGGAAGAAAGTTGTCATTGAAGAGACTGCCAAGGCTAAGAAAACCGAAAGCACAAACGGTTGTAAAGCTGAAACTGTCAAAGGGGCTAAGGTGATTAAGATGGATGTTGAGAAGCCTTCAAATCCCGCTCCTGTTAAAGTCCAGAAACTTCAGAGGGGTGATTCGGCTAAGAGTATCAAGGTTGAGAGAAAGGAAACAGACAGCAAAGTCACTACCGGTGTCaagatagagagaaaggaaCCAGACAACAAAGTCACTACCGGTGTCAAGGTTGAGAGAAAGGATTCAGACTACAAAGTTGGTGTCAAGGTAGAGACTAAGGAACCAGACAACAAAGTCACTAATGGAGCCAAGATAGATTACCGTGGTCAGGCTGTGAAGGATGAAAAGGTCTCAAAGGAAAACCAATCAAGTATGAAAGCTCCAGCAAAGGCACCTAATGCTCCTCCAAAACTAACTTCAATGCTCAGATGCAATGATCCTGTGCGTGACAAAATCCGTGAGTTGCTTGCGGATGCCTTCGTCAAGGTTACTGGAGAAGCTGATGACTATGAGAGAGAGTCAGTAACTGCAAGTGATCCACTCCGTGTTGCTGTCTCAGTGGAATCACTCATGTTTGAGAAATTGGGTCGCTCAACTGGAGCTCAGAAGCTCAAGTACAGATCTATAATGTTCAACCTGAGGGACAGTAACAACCCAGACTTAAGAAGAAGGGTTCTCACCGGGGAGATTTCACCAGAGAAACTCATCACATTGTCAGCTGAAGAAATGGCAAGCGACAagaggaaacaagaaaacaaccaGATCAAAGAGAAATACCTGTTTGATTGTGAGCGTGGTCTTGCAGCAAAAGCATCTACTGACCAGTTCAAGTGCGGGCGGTGTGGTCAGCGCAAATGCACCTACTATCAGATGCAAACAAGAAGTGCTGATGAGCCGATGACGACTTATGTTACATGTGTTAACTGCGACAACCACTGGAAGTTCTGTTAA
- the LOC104699303 gene encoding putative F-box protein At5g41500, giving the protein MISDLPRDLIEDIINRLPMKSLKAVRLTCKSWNSLSQSESFKKMHIGKSTRKRESMMIVVQHHSIYLMSSVVDVDPCIELKGKLSFLNNQVSISRIRHYEGLVLCFLKDVTRIVVWNPYWGQTRWIKLRYTHLPQGYFNYTLGYEDKESCRSLKLLRFVDYFHREPEEQFFWYEMYDFDSGLWTTLDVAPHWGIYCSSSSVSLKGNSYWCAKERSSEGCKDRIICFDFTKERFGPLLPLPSCVKDLKYAYVHLSCVKEEKIAALFHHHYDYEFEIWITTNIEAEMVSWSKFLRIDSELKINFPDCFFIDEEKKVFMCVGRDYGYDSYSDECPKPFIKIIGEAGYSKDLDLGVPAYKNRWLISVCSYVPSLVQIKKLARGKRIEHSSLEKRQFDQNMLRLAEIEKLMKKPYRHGCR; this is encoded by the coding sequence atGATCTCCGATCTTCCAAGGGATTTGATCGAGGATATTATTAATAGGCTTCCCATGAAATCTCTGAAAGCTGTGAGATTAACATGCAAAAGTTGGAACAGTCTATCCCAAAGTGAGAGCTTTAAGAAGATGCACATTGGTAAATCAACAAGAAAAAGGGAGTCAATGATGATCGTGGTGCAGCATCACAGTATTTATTTAATGAGCAGCGTGGTTGACGTTGATCCATGTATAGAGCTTAAAGGTAAACTTAGTTTCCTTAACAATCAAGTCAGTATATCCCGAATTCGCCACTATGAGGGTTTAGTGTTATGCTTCTTGAAAGACGTTACAAGGATTGTGGTTTGGAATCCGTATTGGGGCCAAACAAGGTGGATCAAACTCAGATATACTCACCTTCCACAAGGATATTTCAATTATACTCTCGGATACGAGGATAAGGAATCTTGTCGTAGCCTTAAATTGTTGAGGTTTGTAGATTATTTTCACAGAGAGCCCGAAGagcaatttttttggtatgagatgTACGATTTTGATTCTGGTTTATGGACAACTCTTGACGTCGCTCCACACTGGGGAATATATTGTTCAAGCAGTAGCGTTTCTCTTAAGGGAAACAGTTACTGGTGTGCTAAAGAAAGGAGCTCAGAAGGTTGCAAGGATCGcataatctgttttgattttacaaaagagaGATTTGGGCCGCTTTTGCCTCTGCCATCATGCGTTAAGGATCTTAAATATGCATATGTACATTTATCTtgtgttaaagaagagaagattgcAGCTTTATTTCACCACCACTATGATTATGAGTTTGAGATATGGATTACAACTAACATCGAGGCCGAAATGGTGTCCTGGAGCAAGTTCTTGCGAATTGATTCAGAGCTTAAGATAAATTTTCCAGActgtttcttcattgacgaggagaagaaagtctTCATGTGTGTTGGTAGAGACTATGGTTATGACTCTTATTCTGACGAATGTCCCAAACCATTTATTAAGATCATCGGAGAGGCTGGATACTCAAAAGATTTGGATCTCGGAGTACCTGCATACAAAAACCGTTGGCTAATTAGTgtgtgctcttatgttccaagtttggtcCAAATCAAGAAACTTGCACGAGGCAAAAGGATAGAACACAGTAGTTTAGAAAAGCGTCAATTTGATCAAAACATGTTGAGACTTGCTGAAATAGAAAAGCTAATGAAGAAGCCATATAGACATGGATGTAGATAG